In the genome of Juglans regia cultivar Chandler unplaced genomic scaffold, Walnut 2.0 Scaffold_637, whole genome shotgun sequence, the window cccgaCGGAGGCAACCATTCCACCCTGCAACACATGGTGCTTACTTTCCACTTCTCCCAATGTCACCTAACAGCCTTTGTCTCTTACAAGTGTCTTACCCTTTCCTTCCGCTTTGGATCTATTCTATGCCGGACTACCTGCTAGTGACCTCAACACCGAGGCGTACAAGGCACCTTTGACCGAGGGAGGGCTTCCCACTGTCTTTCCATCAACAAGCTCCCTCCTGTTTGCTTGCTTCAAAACAATGGCTTTGGACCCAGTGATGCTTCGAATAGAATGCAGAAAACCTTTCCATCTAATGCCATTTGCACCTTTTGGGATCACCAACAAACCTTTCCTCCCATTCTGAAAATTTGAGAGTTGCAGAAAACTACCCCTTGCGTTAATATGATGTTGAATGATGAGAATTCCATTACCCATCCTTAGCTCCCTGAAGAATCCCTCATGACATGTGAGTTCTAAACAATCCTCTATCCCCGTAGCTACCCATGAAGCTGTCGTCTCACATAGACACATGAACTTAGCCATCCTTTTACTTCGTTCAGAGATGTGAAAACTATTTCCTCCCCACTTTCgtaaaaatgaaaagttttctTATTCCACCTTGAACCACCTCTTACCATCCATCTGAGACGAATCCATGTCACGCGTTGTCATCCTCCGATCCCAAATCCCAGGATCATCTCCCAGGATCATCTCGCTTCGTCATCTCCTTGAAATGCAAATCTGAGATGTTATATGAGAAAAGAGTTATAGAGAACTACCCTAGATTTGCGTCGACGAACCAAAGGAGTGGAAAATCCCAGTCGCCGGAGGGAGGACCGGTGCCGGAGTGCCTTCAAAGGAGTCGCTAGAGCCCGTCAGTCTTGTCTGTGGTGGTGGCGGAGGCATAGGTTTGACGGTTGATGTCGCCTTCGAGAGATCTCCTTGTCACTGAGAATCTCATCGATTTAGCCCCAAAGAAACACTCCAGGTCGCCAAAGGGAGGACTGACTCCGGATTGCCCTCAGCGATGTCATTGGAGCTCGTCGATCTTGTCTGTGGCGGTTGTGGGGTGCCTTAGGTTTTGGGTGGAGGGTGACGGCAGGGATTGGGTACCTTAGGGTTTTCTCTCTCCGTTCAACTTATTTTGGCATATccctttacatttatttttcccCTCATCtctgattttgaaattttccaGTGTTTGTGGCCTTTGTCCTTTTAACTTGCGTAATTGTTTGGCATTAGATTAGCAGACCTAAGTGTGGTTCTAGAGGATACAGGATAAAAAAGAGGAACTGCAGAGTCTCTGACTCTCATTCCAGTAAGAAATGAGGATATAGTATACTTGGTAACTTCAATCCcgtatttgattattttatgcTTTAAAACCTACTTCCTGAAGAAAGCCTGTTGCATCTTTTGGGTTCATCTGTTTTTTGCTTTTATCCTTGGAACAAACTCAATCCTTAAAATTTATAGTTTTGTATGTCAAAAGATCCTGAGAATGTAGAAGCAGTGTAAGACTACATGTTCTCGTAATGAGCTaagataaagaagaaaagaaatgaagacaaaaaagaagaagagataaatatttataatggatATTTATAATGGGTACATCTGAAAACTTTGAAGAAGACGTTACTTTTGTTTATTAGGCGATAGACATGGTATATTAGAATGAATGTAGAAAAAGGATTGTAATTAGAGGAGTTATATGATACAACACATAGTTCATTAGATACACTATTAGGGATTAGAGCTAGCAGATTCATTGAAAGTGGTATGACCTTTATATTTGTTTCAAAtgtaaacaaaacatatttgcCAACTATTTTGAAGaagcaatttttatttttttgcagaACTATTAAAGGAAAGGAACATGAAGGTCTGTGGAACTGCATTACACATTATAGCAAGCATGAAAAGAGATTGGATTCAGGTAAAAGCACTTATATATGGCAGCTGATTGTTTCTATGTTTGATGACTGCGAAACTTACTGGGATCTTTTATCATTCACAGACAGGCAGAAAACCTAGTGGGCTGTGTGGTGCAGCATTATATATATCTGCCCTATCACATGGGTACAGATTTTCAAAGTCTGACATTGTAAGTCCAGCTAACCGCATTGGAATTCTCTGTGTGTGCAAATTGATGCATTGTACGTTAAGCATCTAGGATTGCTTACATAAAAAGTTGATGCATTGATCCATTAGTTAGTGTACCTTTACTATGAACTTTTTCCAGTACCAAGCAGATTGTTGAGAAGAAAAAAGTATATAGGGAGTACTCAtgtatactacctgtgtacTGGGCTTTgcctttttctattaataaaatctctatgattatctataaaaaaaaaaaaagtatataggGAGTGAATGAAAGAATGATTTCTTGAAAATTCCAACATAGATCTGAAATCATGTTCTACAATCCTAGAAGCCTAAAAGAGTCCAAATCAACGCACAGATGTTTTAGATCTAAATCGTGGGAGTTTGATCCTTTTGTAGCCAACAGTTATGTTTTGTAGGGTCTTAATAAGGGTATTTTTTACCTGCCTAATATTCCATGGTATTCAtggttatattttattttattatttcttcttgAATGGGAAATTATTTAAGATGAGTATGTTGGAATTCAGTAATGGAGTCACATGTTTAAATGTGAGATGATTGCTATTAGAGAAAAGATGAGGGGGGAGTCACTTAAACAGGGTTTGGACATGTGTAAAGGATAATGATTAACATGCTAATAAGAATGATTTAATTCAAGTTGGAATGAAAAGATGGAACGTGAGGGCCTAAAATGACATTGGTAGATGTAGAAATATATGATTATGGAGTCTAGAGAAGTGATAGAGGAAGGATAAGagtgtatatgtcccgtgtacttggcttcgcctttctttaataaaattcgtatttaccgataaaaaaaaaaagataagaggaAGGATAAGAGatttaataatgataagataacGTTGTACAAAAGGCTACATGTAGGCGATTCCACTGGTGGTTTAAAAAAGGATAAGTAAAGCTAATTTAACTAGAATCAAAGGTTACTTGAGTCGAATTGAGggtcttataaaattttaattcttttataatcTATGGTTGGCGTTTTATCAGCCAAAAGAGAAAAGATGTGAGGGCCTTGCGTACATAAGGGTGAGGTAGTTGTTTTTGCATTGTGTTTTTCATCTTACtgagattttattattgttataatcattagttataataattatgatGATGCTGATGAGGATGATAATAATGtaggaataaaaataaaatggcatTCTCATTATCATTGTTATTGTCATTTCATGTGTGAGTCAAAGGTTGAATCATGTAAAGTTGTTCTCAGTGTTGTGTAATCATTctgcatttttcaaaatctagtCTCTAGATTTCTAGCTTGGGTCTTTTTTTGTATGCCTACTCCCCATTGATTTGTCTAACACATTTCCTATGTAGTAATTTGCATATAATTTGCTTGAGGACTTTCACTTTCTTTTAAACTTCTTTTAGACACTTATAACAataattttctctcatttagGCGTGTATACTTAAGGGAAGCACTAGGCAGTGAAGAAATGTTGAAGGAGAACTAAAAAAAGTTGTGATAGAGATTGTTGTGTATGTTTGGGAGTGAAAACATCTTAAATGATGAAAAACATCtcagatttgagatttttttttttgtaataaaaaaaaaatgagatgtttttttatttcacaaACATGGCCTAAAGCTTCCGTGTGCAAGGACATACAATCAATCAACTAAGATTCTACCTTGTCCGTACATCTACATTTTTTGGGGATAGGCATTCCTGACCCCAATTTGTCTTGCTCTTGTGTCAAAGAATCCTAAACTATTCCCCTATGCTGTTATATTGCAAATTTGTTCTCTAACTTCGGCCACATTACCCAACGATTTGTTGTTCATGTGTTCTCATGTTATCTTTAGTTTTAGAGGCATTATGTTTAACAATGTTGCTTCAATATTGTGTAATTTTAGCAAActgttttttgtgtttgtatctttcttttcttaaagTTACAAGGAATTTATAAATTGCTATCATCAAATAAGTTGATTATGATGAATTGTTGAATTACATCATCTCTCTAGTTCTGTGATACCCCCCATATGATGTGTAAGGGTAGGTGGcatatgggatcccacattgcttgggaaggagaagttcttgctctttatagtGTTCTAatagagctccaattgtatcattgactaatccttttaaagtataggccatgtggtttgggccttccattgggatgTTACGAGTTCCTGACTTGTAACTAAGTTTCTGCATTTTTATATTTCcttacttgggttatgcctatttacttgtcttAATATAACTCtcttatctataatatatatatatatatatatatatatattgaattacaTCATTATTCAAGCCTCTTCCACCTTTCTTTAATAGACGTGGTCAATAATCTGTCTCAAAAAGTTTCTTCAAGCATGATCCACTTTTGATAATCTCTTCTCATGCTCTTTTGAATAGGTAAAAATTGTACATATTTGTGAGGTAACGCTAACAAAACGATTGATGGAATTTGAGAATACAGATTCAGGGAGCTTAACGGTAAGTCTCACTCCTGTTAGAACATGATGCATCACGCTTTATTgaacacattttaaaattttttatctttgttacTTTCTTCAGTGATTACTTTTGAGACATGCTATAACGTGTCATGATATGCAAAGTCATAAGAAGATTTTGTCAATTGTAACCTCAAGTTAGTGTGTATTTGTCAATCTTAATGGGTTTCAATGGCTTTTATTCTGCTTACCAGAAATGGCTGGAGGAGGAAGTTTGGGCATTGCCTTTATTTGGCCTTTTCTATTTCTTCAATTTCTAGTAAGCAGAATAACAGCCATTAAGATTCAACCTTCAAGActaaataaatcttttaaattataagCCTGATccttcacattttctttaacCTTCAGCCCGTGAAACCTTTCAAGAAAACGTCATAGAAGCTCTCTGGTGCTGCTTTCCTACATCAAAACATTAGCCTTTCATTTTTATTGATCgataaaaacaattttattgatcatgaaATAGACAAAAGCCTAagtatatgggacatatacaagagcttCGCCTATGCGTGCTAGTTTAGCGATACAAGGAAGTCATGAAAAGACATGCCATTAGCATTGGCCTTTCATTGACCTTAACAGCGAATTATTAGTTACATTTTTTAACATGTAAACTTAATTCTGAGAAGTTTGTCTCTACCAGTTGTAAATGCTGCGTACTTGTTACAGTTGCCAGAGTGTATTCTTGATGATAATGCACCATTGTTCAGCTTCTTAGTTTTTACAAGTTGTTAACCAACATCATTGTTTAGATAAAATGTTGTGCTTGCAGGAACTTGATTCTGCTATAGTATGAGGTTGAaagttttatttgtatattgCTTTCTAGTAGGTTGAGGAGTTGATTAAGAATGCTTCAGAGGTTAAGGCATGCGAGCTATCAGAGGATAGGTCCCTCAAGTCTGGGGAAGTGCTGTGTGAGCATAAAAATAGTGGGAAACCTCATTTTGCCCATGGACTTTGCAGAAGTTGTTACGAAGATGTAACTCCTCTCTTTTTTCATCTATCCATGCTCTTCATCAAGCTTTGCTTCTTCATGTTCATGCTTGTTTGTTGTTGTAGTTTGTTGAACTTTCTGGGGGACTGCATGGTGGGTCAGAACCTCCTGCATTTCAGCGGgctgaaaaagagagaatagcCATGGAATCTGCTAATAAGCAGGGGGACGAATCAAGTGTTTTCTTAAAGCCTTGGCTAGGGTCAGAAAACATTGAACAGGTAACTGAAATGGTTGGTCATATCTTGCCATTTCTAACTTctttattgtattatttgttttttatgtttatgttaaCGAGTTTGAAGTCAATAGGTAATTTATGTATTAGAAAGAAATGGAGGGTGAAGACTCATGTTTTATATTCCGATCTAGActgaaaataaacaatttgGAGTACTAGTTTGGATCTATTCCATGTCTGTCTTCAAGCATATTACTGATTCtcagaatttatttattattaataacttaatttttgcttcttttatcTGATTTATTTTCTAGCTTGAAAGAAGCCAAAAGGCAACCAAGAATCAACAATTGGATTTGAGAGAGAATGATAGTAATTGTAAGTGTTACATGAAAATACTTTTAACAGAAGTTAAAAGTTGATCATAGTCCTGTACTTTTGTACAACACATCTGCAAGCAATTTATATCGAGTAATATTCAATTTCAGCTGCTGCCATTGAAGATCAGATTGAAATAGATGGTGTTTCTGATGCATGCCAGAAATCCATGGATACAAGTTTGGTCAGTGATGATGAATCAGATGGCCTTTCTGATATTGATGATGTTGAGGTAAGGAGCTTATTGTATTTACCTATAGATTTGTACCTCATTGTAGATTATGTTTTTCTCATGAGGGGTGTGTACATGCCGCACAAAGATTTTCAACTAGGTGCAAGAGTGGAACAATATATGCCCTTTATGTACTTTCAGTTGTCATATGAGTATCTTTATTCTTTATGAGGAAGCTTTGGGTCGACAATATCATCACAAAGGGGTGCAACCCAAGAACACAAGGTGATACAAGAGGAGTACCTATATAGAGTGGTGAAAGAAAACAAGATGACATAAAATCTAATAAGAATTACAACTAGAAGTATTATGAATTCTGAATTTTATAGCTATAAAATATGTATGtactattaaatataagaaTGTCCAAGATATGGTATAAATACAAAAACATCCCATCAATAATAATATCACTTGTCaggaattttaattttggttagTTTGAACTGTgggataataataatatcccTTGTCAGGAATTCTATTTTTTCGTGAGTCTGAACCGTAAGGGATTAACTCTCAAGGTCTGAAAATCTTTTAGATGGGCACCagtcaaaaaaaaattcttttgacaAGTAACCAAAGTCATTGTGTCGGTGATGTTGCGTTTTCTTTTACCCATAAAATTATGCATAGTAATATTTACTTATGGTAGGAATGTGTTAATGTATGTATTGCTAGGTGAGTGGCTACCTCAACAATGAGGAGGAGATGCGTTTTAAGAAGATTATCTGGGAGGAAATGAACAAAGAGTATCTTCAGGTTAAAGATTCATTGCCACTTTGAATATACCTTTTGATGAAAACAAAGCATAAATATTCTGACACTATATGTTGATCTTGCTTGATTATAAAATTTACTGTTGTCTCTATGGTTTCCAGGAACAAGCAGCAGCTGCTGCTGCGAAGATGGAAAGTCAGGCCAGCTTTCAGAACTCTTCTGGTGAATTGCGAGCTGCACATGAACTAGCTGCAGCAGCTGCGGCAGCTGTTGCAAAGTCAAGAAAGGTGCTCTTTTGCATGTCATATGTTGCACCGCATTTTCAATTCATAGAACTCCTCAATTTTGATCGCTCATATCAGTGAAAAGACATCTTGAAGTGTGGTTGATTTTGTTAGAATTTTACATGTGAATTTCATGCATTATGTGACTGAAGTTAGGTGAAGTTTTCATATCAAACACAATGAATGAGATCAAATAATGTCTGTTACAAGTTTTGGCTAATTTGTAGCCAATATTCTGGACTAAATACTTCTATTTGCTTCTTTGTCAAGTTTAGATAGGGCACTACCTTGTGTTGATCCTGCAGGCAGGGCCCTGGCATATGTGATCCGCTGATTCTAAACACTGCACTTTTTTTCcaactaaaaaatgaaaagagctTGACCCTGTGCAGTTTCTCTTGACAGCGGCTTATACCGTTGTTAAGATTCCTTCAAACAtcttgatgaggacatctcctattaatgctttatttattttattaatgtcttgtctattttatttagggtttgtattaccCTACTATTTAAAGAcatcttctattttttgttattttattaaagtgttatttatttcatttagtgtttgtattgccctactacttaaagacttGTAAGGAACGTTAGAATGTAGGTTTTGAATTAAGAGTTGAGCGCCACAGCCGTCTCCTTCCAACCctctttgctttcttcttcttcctctcttctcttctggttccttttcttctctatttcctaTTATTCTGCTTCTATCTCTTGTTCTCACTTCTATCTTACAtcatattggtatcaagagccggttctattgttttctcaaacaatagaTTAATTTCGGTCCccattttgttcatttttctgCAAGCCATTCCCACCGAAGAGTTCCCTTTGAtccaagccaaaacaaaacaatcGTTCACCTTCTGCAACCcatcttttcatcttcttcctccaaaaCCCATTCACCTTCTTCTCAGATCAACCATACCAGACCATGCCGACAAGACACCCAGTGCTGAAAATCCATTCATCTTCCTCTCAAAAAATcgtttcatcttcttccttcgaAACCCAGCGCCGAAAACCCATCAACTTACCTCTCTCCATCTGTTGCCGAAATACCCTGAGATTTTTGCTGTAATTTGAGACCTTGAGAAGTGCCGAAAATAACCTGAGAAGTGCCAAAATATTCAGTCGCTGTCTTCTACACGCTGCGGACGTTACAACTACCTCTCACCGAAGAGTTCCCTTCGAtccaagccaaaacaaaacaactgTTCACCTTCTGCAACCcatcttttcatcttcttcctccgaAACCCATTCACCTTCTTCTCAGATCAACCATACCAGACCACGCTGACAAGACACCCAGTGCTGAAAATCCATTCATCTTCCTCTCAAAAAATcgtttcatcttcttcctccgaAACCCAGTGCCGAAAACCCATCCACTTACCTCTCTCCATCTGTTGCCGAAATATTCTACCGAAATATTCTGCCGAAATACCCAGAGATTTTTGCTGTAATTTGAGACCTTGAGAAGTGCCGACAATAACCTGAGAAGTGCCGAAATATTCAGTCGCTGTCTTCTACACGCTGCGGACGTTACAGCTACCTCTGGGCAGCAACCCCGACGCCTTACTTTCCTCTCCTTCGATCTCTCGCCTCTCTATGTCCCAGAACTAGACCCGAAATATGCAGTGTTTGAGAGAGACCTTGCCGTGATTTGAGAGGTGCTGAAAGACGGTGCCGGAAACACGAAATCTCAGCTCCGATTCTTCTCCCTCTAGCAGACGTCTCTCTCTTTCGGTCTCTCCTCTCGTGCGCGAGTTTTTCCCCCAGTGCAGAAACACCTAGAGACAGCAGGtgcgaaaaagagaaaaaaaaatagcagcaGAAGAAGCTTCAAGAAAAGCGCAGACCTTGTGCTTGTGTAGACTGTTTTCAACCAAGCGTCCAGAAAGAAAGCTAACCTCGAATTCTCAGCAAACAAAAAGGGAGTCACCGTATCTATCTCTCTTTGGTTTTTATACTAACTGTTCATTTTAAATgggtatcaattttttttctgtgTTGCTGTTATCCATAATAGTTTTATTCTAAACCCATCTGAATGAACCCCCTGAACCCTTGGCTGAATTAGTCTCCATGGATAATTTTACCCCACATTTGCTACTGCCCAATTTATTCAACACTTAGATTTTATTTTGCTTCACATTTCTTGGGTTCCcattctctcattttcattaattttccaaaacaaaaaaaaaaacaatcgtATGTGATTGGATTTTCTTGATTGGTATTTGACCCTTGCCTTGTTATTTTAAATATCAGCATTATTTGTTTGTCTCATTTGGATTTacttaatcccaaaaaaaaaaaaaaaaaaaaaaaaaaattattttgctcagctaatatttttcatgacttgCACTTATTGTTCATTGATCTCTTCATTGCACTTCATTTAGCTGGTGTTGCGTGCATGCAATTGCGTAGTGGTCGTCTTGTCAACTCTAGTTCCAGTACCTTTACCATGAATCCTTCCCAATTTGATGCCCTCACTCGACAATTAGCTCAACTAGCTAGTAACCAGCAACATGTACAAACTCAATTAGCGGCTGTCCAAACTGAGATGgctgctactcgtgaggagaacagggacctagctgctaggttgaacaattttgagAAACCCCCTCATTCGTCTGATAACTCTGAAGTGTCCCATAATAGACACGATCGTCATCGATGAGGTAATCGACAACATGTCAGACATGATCGTGAGCGAGAACGAGACCATTACCGTCATGGTACTCAGTCTCCTACTCGCCATGAAGAGCGCTTATTCAAAAACATTAAGCTAGAGGCCCTACTTTTGATGGTTGCCTAGATCCTCGAGtttttactcaatggattaggGATATGGATTGTTTCTTTACTTGGTATAGAGTCCCTGAGGATCGGAGAGTTCAATTTGCTAGTCTGAAATTAAGTGGCACTGCCCAACTCTTTTGGGAAAGtgtagaggatctccttgagagGCATCATGTGCCTCCTGTTGGaagttgggaagaaatgaaacgTCGTCTTCAAGACAAGTACTTGCCCCAATCTTATAGGGGTAATTTACTGGACCAATGGAATGCCCTTACACAGGGCAATCGGCTAGTGACTGAGTATGTCactcaatttgatgaattccGAATGAGATGTCATATTGTTGAGGATGAGGCCATGGCTTTGAGTAGGTTTAGACAAGGCCTAAAAGATGATCTTAGGCATGAGCTTGTCCTTCGGGGTGTCGCTACACTTTACCACGCTTACTCTTTAGTCCGAGACTATGAGTCGATTATGAGGACTCCCTATGGAAGGCGTGGTGACAACCGCCCTCCCATCACCCCAGCACCCACTCTTTCCCCTAAGTCTCTCTTAGGGTCTCCACCATCTAATGTTTCCCCTGCATGGGAAAATAAGGGTAAAGGTCCTGAAATTTCCAGGACTTGCTCCCGCTTGCAGTGCTTCAAATGTAAGGGTTTTGGCCACATTTCTTCCAATTGTCCTAGTCGAACCCTAGTCATTGAGGAACATGAGGGTATAGTTGATGAATCATCAGAAGATCAACCTAAGCTTGAGGAGTTTGATGATTTAGGTGATGATGAGGATACCTTCTTAGGTTGTATCCGAACCCTTCCTGTGGATCTAGGTTTTGTACCTGTTGCTCCCAACACACCTTGATTAAGTGTTGTACGTTGTATCTTTACTCAACCCAAAGGTGCTGATGATTGGTGTCGTCATTCCATCTTTTatacttatatcaaaatcaatgataaggGTTGTAAAATCATTGTGGATAGTGGGAGTTGCATTAACGCGGTTTCTGTGTCTACTGTGTCCCGTTTTGGGTTGCAACCAGTGCCTCACCCTCATCCGTATAGGGTCTCTTGGGTTGATACTTCTTCCATAGCTGTGACAGAGCGTTGTCTAGTGCCTATCCAGTTCCTAGAATATAAAGATCATATATGATGTGACGTCATTCCTATGGATGTCGGTCATCTCATTCTTGGCAGGCCTTGGTTATTCGACTTAGATGTGACCATCCATGGTcgatccaattcatgttcctttgtgtttaatggaaagaagattTATCTTAACTTTTTACCCCCAAAACCTGTTCGCTCAcagcaaacaaagaaaattgtcgAACGAAAAGGGTTAAATATCATTAACCCTACAGAGTTTGAGCGTGCACTCGTGGGTGCTACTGTTGTGTTTGTTGTGGTTGTTATGGAGGTTCCGTTCGAGTCTCCAATAGTGGCCCCTGATGAGGCTCAGTCATTTTTTCAGGAGTTTCGGGATGTCTTCCCTAAAGACCTCCCTGACCACTTACCCCCTCTAAGAGATATTCAATATGCCATAGATCTTGTCCCAGGAGCGTCCCTTTTAAACTTGCCTCATTATAGGATGAATCCTACTGAGCATACTGAACTCCAAAGGCAAGTGGGTGAACTTCTTCAAAAAGGCTTTATCCATGAGAGTTTAAGTCCTTGTGCAGTTCCTGCTCTTTTGACTCCTAAGAAAGATGATTCTTGGAGGATGTGTATTGATAGTCGTGCCATTAATAGGATCACAGTGAAATATCGATTTCCCATCCCTAGGcttgatgatatgttggatatgATGGTTGGTACCacaatattttctaagattgatTTAAAGAGTGGGTATTACCAAATTAGGATTCACCAAGGTGATGAGTGGAAAATTGCCTTCAAGACAAAGGATGGCCTTTATGAGTGGTTGGTCATGTCTTTTGGACTAACCAATGCCCCAAGTACTTTTATGAGAGTGATGACACAAGCCCTTCGGCCTTTCATGGGCAAGTTCCTCGTCGTCTACTTTGATGACATTGTCGTTTACAGTAAGACTAAGGAACAACATCTAGATCATCTCACACAGGTTTGTTCTACCCTTCGTAAAACAAATCTGTATGCTAATGTGAAGAAATGCTCTTTCTTCACCGATCGAGTTGTCTTCCTAGGATTCATTGTGTCTTCTACTGGAGTATCTGCTGACCCCACAAGGCCATTATTGGTTGGCCTGAGCCCAAGACTATACATGACGTCAGGAGTTTTCATGGTCTGGCTACCTTTtatcgtcgttttattaaggggtTTAGCACAATCATGGCTCCTATCATGGAGTGCATGAAGAGGGGAGAATTTTAGTGGACATCAGAAGCGGCTAAGGCTTTTAAGTTAGTCAAGAAGCGAATGACAAAAGCTCCTGTCATGCGACTTCTTGACTTCTCCAGAGTTTTTGAGGTCGAGTGTGATGCCTCAGGGGTAGGAATAGGTGGAGTTCTTAGCTAGGAACGCCGCCCTATTGCTTATTTAGTGAAGTTAAATGATGCCAAACAACGGTACTCTATCTATGATAAGGAACTGTACGCGGTTGTGCAAGCTTTGCGCTATTGGCGCCATTATTTGTTACCTCAGGAGTTTGTTCTTTATTCAGACCATGAGGCCCTCCACTACCTTAATTCCTAGAAAAGATTGAATTCTAGGCATGGCCGTTGGGTTGAATATTTGCAGGcttattcttttgctttaaaACATAGGAAGGGTGTTGAGAACCAAGCAGCTGATGCCTTAAGCCGCCGCATCTTCCTTTTGTCTATCATGAATGTCAAGGTCATAggttttgaaaaacttaaaGAAGAGTATGAGTTTTGTCCTGATTTTAGGGATACTTTTCTCGCTTTGCAAGCCCAGTCGGATACCACTGATGGTTTCCGTCTGGAGGCTGGTTAtctttttaaaaccaataagtTGTGCATCCCTCGGACTTCAGTTAGGGACTTTATAGTTTGGGAAGTTCATGCCGGAGGGTTGGCTGGACATTTTGGACGTGATAAGACCATAAAAGAGATTGAACGTCAATTCTATTGGCCCAGCTTGAAGAGAGATGTGGCTAAGATAGTTAGCACCTGTAACACTTATCAATTAGCCAAACAAAAGCGACAGAATACTGGTCTCTACACACCCCTTCCTGTCCCTAGTTGTCCTTGGCAAGACGTTAGTatgaattttgtgttgggacTTCAACGCACTCTAAAGAAGTATGATTCTATTTCTGTTGTGGTGGATTGTTTCTAAAAAATGGCTCACTTTATCCCTTGTAGCAAAACTTC includes:
- the LOC118346042 gene encoding transcription factor IIIB 60 kDa subunit-like, whose protein sequence is MVFITSCARHKPTVHYDNGCVCCEVCGKVLHQDVFTEEPTFVKGAGGESRVAGSYVRSIQSGYSESFRRTIDKGRDEIDRMVTAFNISGGDSIINPACSFYQIAVERNFTRGRRTEQVAAACLYIACRVARDPKPFLLIDFSEFLGINVYVLGAVFLQLCQLLSLGEHPTIVKPVDPSLYIPRFAEKLLKERNMKVCGTALHIIASMKRDWIQTGRKPSGLCGAALYISALSHGYRFSKSDIVKIVHICEVTLTKRLMEFENTDSGSLTVEELIKNASEVKACELSEDRSLKSGEVLCEHKNSGKPHFAHGLCRSCYEDFVELSGGLHGGSEPPAFQRAEKERIAMESANKQGDESSVFLKPWLGSENIEQLERSQKATKNQQLDLRENDSNSAAIEDQIEIDGVSDACQKSMDTSLVSDDESDGLSDIDDVEVSGYLNNEEEMRFKKIIWEEMNKEYLQEQAAAAAAKMESQASFQNSSGELRAAHELAAAAAAAVAKSRKERKRKQDMNANPAQTAAEAAHQMLIKKRLSSKINYDVLETLFAEKPSSDSNKKLKASNDDGDAKGQSNGEKEHDGDITDNYDEPGQGYGNLEQEDVNGTYGNELHVDFENEEDVYGYNYDNGEEEY